A DNA window from bacterium contains the following coding sequences:
- a CDS encoding ATP-binding cassette domain-containing protein — translation MAWHGLRGAARGDRERHDVPSRRSVTPLFPQAHATECGAACLGSVLAYFGRWVSLTELRGTCEVGRDGSTAAGLIRASEHHGLEGSGWSVPVGRLTQMPLPMILFWEFNHFVVLEGFDRKWFYLNDPAFGRRKLSPQEFDAGFTGVTLTFRPGPAFRPTGAPIGLLRRLPHWLNGVWSWSAWAVFCGLMLAVLALAAPFAASLFIDRVLGDGEPWGLGVAGALAGAGLLVYCVTLLKQRFLGRLATRSAIVLGNRSVSQILRLPADYFSHRLVGDLTARLLSVDKVARGLSERLLGLLVDVAMSIVFLAAMMAYDFLLALVVSALALFNVLLSTLVARVRSGEASTLRGEQGLLVGIGTTMANQADTLRMRGSEDAMFVRWSGHQARELRVRQRFLELSSLMSAASDMFMFLGGAAVLALGATRVASGELTLGALVAVYLIAMVFLEPVGRFSEFARERQTLLTDMQRLDDITKTPIDPGSAGRAKASQSIATFNGRLRLAGHLELRDVTFGYNRSRPPLIKNLSLALKPGQRVAVVGPSGSGKSTLSRLVTGILHPWSGEILLDGRPRDEIPDEVLAGSVSMVDQHIFLFSATVRDNLTLWNPAVPDDDMVAAARDAAIHDDILRRPRGYSALVEEDGVNFSGGQRQRLEIARALIGDPTVLVLDEATSALDAATEAYVDDALRRRGISCMIVAHRLSTVRDCDQIIVLDRGATVQHGTHDELMAETHGVYHRLVQTELTG, via the coding sequence ATGGCATGGCATGGCTTGCGAGGGGCGGCGCGTGGTGACCGAGAACGCCATGACGTGCCGAGTCGGAGATCCGTTACGCCTCTCTTCCCCCAGGCCCACGCAACCGAATGCGGCGCGGCCTGCCTTGGCAGCGTGCTGGCCTATTTCGGACGCTGGGTGTCGCTGACGGAACTGCGCGGCACATGTGAAGTCGGGCGGGACGGATCCACGGCTGCCGGGCTGATTCGGGCCTCAGAGCACCACGGTCTCGAGGGTTCGGGTTGGAGCGTGCCGGTGGGCCGCCTCACGCAGATGCCGCTCCCGATGATCCTCTTCTGGGAGTTCAACCACTTCGTGGTCTTGGAGGGATTCGATCGCAAGTGGTTCTACTTGAACGATCCGGCCTTCGGCCGCCGAAAGCTCTCCCCGCAGGAGTTCGACGCGGGGTTCACAGGGGTGACCCTGACGTTCCGCCCGGGTCCGGCCTTCCGGCCAACGGGTGCTCCCATCGGGCTGCTGCGGCGCCTCCCACATTGGCTGAATGGTGTCTGGAGCTGGTCGGCATGGGCCGTCTTCTGCGGGTTGATGCTGGCCGTGCTGGCCCTGGCGGCGCCGTTCGCGGCCAGCCTGTTCATCGACCGGGTGCTGGGAGACGGCGAGCCGTGGGGACTCGGCGTCGCCGGGGCGCTGGCGGGAGCGGGTCTCCTCGTGTATTGCGTCACCCTGCTGAAGCAGCGGTTCCTGGGGCGATTGGCGACCCGCAGTGCGATCGTCTTGGGCAACCGCTCCGTATCGCAGATATTGCGCCTTCCGGCGGACTATTTCAGTCATCGACTTGTCGGCGACCTGACCGCTCGCCTCCTGTCCGTCGACAAGGTTGCGCGAGGCCTGTCGGAGCGACTCCTGGGCCTGCTGGTCGACGTCGCCATGAGCATCGTCTTCCTAGCCGCCATGATGGCCTACGACTTTCTCTTGGCGCTTGTTGTATCAGCACTGGCGCTTTTCAATGTGCTGCTCTCTACCCTGGTGGCGCGGGTCCGGTCCGGCGAGGCCTCCACCCTGCGCGGCGAGCAGGGCTTGCTGGTGGGCATCGGCACGACCATGGCGAATCAGGCCGACACTCTTCGAATGAGGGGATCGGAAGATGCCATGTTCGTCCGCTGGAGCGGCCATCAGGCGCGCGAGTTGCGGGTACGCCAGCGATTCCTTGAACTGAGCAGCCTCATGTCCGCCGCATCGGACATGTTCATGTTCCTGGGGGGAGCCGCGGTGCTGGCGCTCGGCGCGACGAGGGTCGCGTCCGGCGAGTTGACGCTGGGCGCGCTGGTGGCTGTCTACCTCATCGCGATGGTGTTTCTGGAACCCGTAGGGCGCTTCAGCGAGTTCGCGCGCGAGCGCCAAACCCTTCTGACCGACATGCAGCGCCTAGACGACATCACCAAGACGCCCATAGACCCAGGCTCGGCCGGCCGGGCAAAAGCATCGCAGTCGATCGCCACTTTCAACGGGCGTCTGCGCCTGGCGGGGCATTTGGAGTTGCGCGATGTGACTTTCGGCTATAACCGAAGCCGGCCTCCACTGATCAAGAACCTCAGCCTCGCTTTGAAGCCGGGTCAGCGCGTCGCGGTGGTGGGTCCGAGCGGGTCGGGGAAGTCGACGCTGTCCCGCCTTGTCACGGGCATCCTGCACCCCTGGTCGGGGGAGATTCTGCTCGATGGCCGGCCCCGGGACGAGATTCCCGACGAGGTGCTGGCTGGTTCCGTATCGATGGTGGACCAGCACATCTTCCTCTTTTCTGCCACCGTTCGCGACAACCTCACTCTGTGGAACCCGGCGGTGCCCGACGATGACATGGTTGCCGCAGCCCGCGATGCTGCGATCCACGACGACATTCTCAGACGGCCCCGCGGCTATTCCGCTCTGGTAGAAGAAGACGGAGTCAATTTCAGCGGTGGACAGCGGCAGCGCCTGGAAATCGCCCGGGCTCTGATTGGGGACCCGACGGTACTGGTTCTCGACGAGGCGACGAGCGCCCTGGACGCCGCAACGGAGGCATACGTCGACGACGCGCTGCGCCGCCGAGGCATCAGCTGCATGATCGTCGCTCACCGGTTGAGCACGGTTCGCGACTGCGACCAGATCATCGTGCTCGACAGGGGTGCGACTGTACAGCACGGCACACACGATGAGTTGATGGCAGAAACGCACGGTGTGTACCACCGCCTCGTGCAGACGGAGCTGACCGGATGA
- a CDS encoding NHLP leader peptide family RiPP precursor, with protein MSQMLQSAIQTAEEMQRSLIEKAGEDAGFRAQLVADPKAAVKQEFGIDVPDYVNLQVHESSMSDLHLVLPPDPDAWVELDEETLEAISAGLCCCG; from the coding sequence ATGAGCCAGATGTTGCAATCGGCAATCCAGACAGCAGAGGAGATGCAGCGGTCGCTGATCGAGAAGGCGGGGGAGGATGCCGGGTTCCGCGCACAACTCGTTGCCGATCCGAAGGCCGCCGTCAAACAGGAGTTCGGCATCGACGTGCCTGACTACGTCAACCTTCAGGTACACGAGAGCAGCATGAGCGATCTGCATCTCGTCCTGCCCCCTGACCCCGACGCCTGGGTGGAGTTGGACGAGGAGACTCTGGAAGCGATCTCTGCCGGCCTTTGCTGCTGCGGCTAA
- a CDS encoding TOMM precursor leader peptide-binding protein: MTRRVPMLSRTTPADLGLIEVPILTPHLEYRLIGDERLLLVSEAFNTLINGQIHCDLVPLCDGQRTHGEIADALLPAHSASEAEAAITALASRGYLVSGDYDMAPNRAAYWSSLGASPRWVQQRLAESTVAIVGDGGPLAGQLAAMGIETGIAHPSVSVVVCADYLEEGHEAVNRRHLESGAPWILARPSGMQPLFGPVFRPAEGPCWACLAYRLQGHQEVHSFVRNLGGEASAVRPRAVEPVVLEAVCGLAAAEIAKWLVLGESAPIHEHAISLDAASLESRLHPAMRRPQCPACGDEARYRADRPAEPVRLQPSPKLVHNSGGRRVAPPEATLAKYRHLVSPITGVVTWLTRVSDEADPWLHVYWAGSNYALRSRSLSSLRRSLRSKSAGKGSTPQQAEASALCEAIERYSGAFHGDEIRCRRSLEDFEAAGESEAIHPNDVQLFSDRQLDDAEQINARGHPYNFVPPRLDPGAEIHWSPVWSFTQDRHRYLPTSILYGMAGEGDDGSGLRADSNGCAAGNTLEEAIFQGFLELVERDAFAVWWYNRLRLPEVDLSSFDDEYLAAARAYYGRHEREMWVLDATGDFGIPVFVAVSRRPGDGAEDIIYGAGAHTDPHIAALRAVCELNQCLQWVGDPARRRSGYAANDPMSRWWWQTGRLADHLWLAPTPDAAPRGELDYPVPDTSDTREDVEYCRALVEARGMEFLALDQTRPDIGLPVARVIVPGMRHFWARFAPGRLFDVPVSMSWRETPLPEDQLNPIPVIA, from the coding sequence ATGACCCGGCGGGTGCCGATGTTGAGCCGAACCACGCCTGCCGACCTCGGCCTCATCGAGGTGCCGATTCTCACCCCCCATCTCGAGTATCGGCTGATCGGCGATGAGAGGCTGCTGCTCGTGTCGGAGGCCTTCAATACGCTGATCAACGGGCAGATCCATTGCGACCTCGTGCCCCTTTGCGACGGACAGCGCACTCACGGGGAGATCGCCGACGCTTTGTTGCCCGCGCACTCGGCCTCCGAGGCCGAGGCTGCGATCACGGCCTTGGCGTCGCGGGGGTATCTGGTATCGGGCGACTACGACATGGCCCCGAACCGGGCGGCGTATTGGTCGTCACTCGGCGCCTCGCCGCGCTGGGTGCAACAGCGTCTGGCAGAGTCGACGGTGGCCATCGTCGGCGATGGCGGACCGCTCGCCGGCCAGCTCGCGGCAATGGGTATTGAGACGGGCATCGCCCACCCCTCTGTTTCTGTGGTGGTGTGCGCCGATTACCTCGAGGAAGGCCACGAAGCTGTCAACCGCCGCCACCTCGAATCCGGTGCGCCCTGGATCCTGGCCAGGCCGAGCGGCATGCAGCCGCTGTTCGGGCCGGTCTTCCGTCCGGCGGAGGGTCCCTGCTGGGCGTGTCTCGCCTATCGCCTCCAAGGCCACCAGGAGGTTCACAGTTTCGTGCGCAACCTGGGCGGGGAGGCCTCGGCCGTGCGCCCCCGCGCGGTGGAGCCGGTGGTGCTGGAGGCGGTGTGCGGTTTGGCCGCAGCCGAGATCGCCAAGTGGCTGGTGCTCGGGGAGTCGGCGCCCATACACGAGCATGCGATCTCGCTGGATGCGGCAAGCCTCGAAAGCCGGCTGCACCCCGCGATGCGTCGCCCGCAATGCCCCGCGTGCGGTGATGAAGCCCGCTACCGCGCCGACCGGCCGGCAGAACCGGTACGGTTGCAGCCGAGCCCCAAACTGGTACACAACAGCGGCGGCCGGCGCGTGGCCCCTCCCGAGGCGACACTGGCCAAGTACCGGCACCTCGTGAGCCCGATCACCGGCGTGGTGACATGGCTCACCCGTGTGTCGGACGAGGCCGACCCTTGGCTGCATGTGTACTGGGCAGGCAGCAACTACGCACTCAGGAGCCGCAGCCTCAGTTCCTTGCGACGCAGCTTGCGAAGCAAGAGCGCGGGCAAGGGCAGCACCCCTCAGCAGGCGGAGGCGAGCGCCCTCTGCGAGGCAATCGAGCGCTACAGCGGTGCGTTTCATGGCGATGAGATCCGTTGCCGGCGCAGCCTTGAGGACTTCGAGGCTGCGGGAGAGTCGGAGGCTATCCACCCGAACGACGTGCAACTGTTCAGCGACCGGCAACTCGATGACGCGGAGCAGATCAACGCCCGCGGCCACCCCTACAACTTCGTGCCACCCCGGCTTGATCCCGGAGCGGAGATACACTGGTCGCCCGTGTGGTCGTTCACCCAAGACCGGCACCGGTATCTGCCCACATCAATCCTCTACGGCATGGCAGGGGAGGGAGACGACGGTTCCGGTCTCCGGGCGGACTCGAACGGGTGCGCCGCGGGGAACACACTCGAGGAAGCGATCTTTCAGGGGTTCCTCGAACTTGTGGAACGCGATGCCTTCGCGGTCTGGTGGTACAACCGGCTGCGTCTGCCGGAAGTGGATCTGTCGAGCTTCGACGACGAGTACCTTGCGGCAGCGCGGGCGTACTACGGACGCCATGAGCGCGAGATGTGGGTGCTGGACGCGACAGGGGACTTCGGCATCCCGGTGTTTGTGGCGGTTTCCCGCAGGCCCGGCGACGGCGCCGAGGACATCATCTATGGCGCCGGGGCGCACACCGATCCCCACATTGCGGCGCTGCGGGCGGTGTGCGAGTTGAACCAGTGTCTGCAATGGGTGGGCGACCCGGCGCGACGCAGGTCCGGCTACGCGGCCAACGACCCCATGAGCCGCTGGTGGTGGCAGACGGGGAGGCTGGCGGATCATCTCTGGCTGGCGCCGACCCCCGACGCCGCGCCGCGGGGCGAACTGGACTATCCGGTTCCCGACACCTCGGACACCCGCGAAGACGTGGAGTACTGCCGCGCGCTCGTCGAAGCCCGCGGCATGGAGTTCCTCGCGCTCGACCAGACCCGGCCCGACATCGGCCTGCCGGTGGCGCGCGTCATCGTGCCGGGCATGCGCCACTTCTGGGCCCGCTTTGCCCCCGGACGGCTGTTCGATGTGCCCGTTTCGATGAGTTGGCGGGAGACTCCGCTCCCTGAGGACCAATTGAATCCCATCCCCGTTATCGCCTGA
- the nusB gene encoding transcription antitermination factor NusB → MSSPDPLVAGSQRRQVRERVLGLLYEAETKGADMAELLADQELPLDPYAHTLVSGAAEHQNEIDARLEEFSDRWPVARMPALDRAILRLASFELAHSTDISVAVIINEAVELAHEYSTPSSAGFINGMLSQVAATVRPTEDG, encoded by the coding sequence ATGAGCTCGCCCGATCCGCTGGTTGCCGGGTCACAGCGCCGCCAAGTGAGGGAACGGGTGCTGGGCCTGCTCTATGAGGCCGAGACTAAGGGCGCGGACATGGCTGAATTGCTGGCCGACCAAGAATTGCCGCTCGACCCCTACGCCCACACGCTGGTGAGCGGGGCGGCCGAGCACCAAAACGAAATCGACGCCCGCTTGGAGGAGTTCTCCGATCGATGGCCTGTAGCCCGGATGCCAGCGCTTGATCGGGCCATTCTGCGTTTAGCCAGCTTTGAGCTCGCCCACAGCACCGATATCTCTGTGGCCGTGATCATCAACGAGGCGGTGGAGTTGGCCCATGAGTACTCCACACCGTCCTCAGCGGGATTCATCAACGGCATGTTGTCTCAGGTCGCGGCTACTGTCCGCCCAACCGAGGACGGATGA
- the efp gene encoding elongation factor P, which yields MATITTNDLKNGMTLSLDDGLFNVVEFQHVKPGKGGAFVRTTLKNARTGAVLDRTFRAGEKVERANIDRREMQYLYSDGESFVFMDSETYEQLHVGADVLGDAVNYLVENNSVILGMFGTEIVGTDLPAAVELDIAQTEPGVQGDRVSGATKPATCQTGLVVQVPLFLNPGERIKVDTRTGEYISRA from the coding sequence ATGGCCACGATCACCACCAACGACCTCAAGAATGGCATGACGCTGAGCCTCGACGACGGCCTGTTCAACGTGGTCGAGTTCCAGCATGTCAAGCCGGGCAAGGGCGGGGCCTTCGTGCGCACCACGTTGAAGAACGCCCGCACCGGCGCCGTTCTCGACCGCACCTTCCGAGCGGGTGAGAAGGTGGAGCGGGCCAACATCGACCGCCGGGAGATGCAGTACCTGTACTCCGACGGCGAGAGCTTCGTGTTCATGGACAGCGAGACCTACGAGCAGCTCCACGTGGGCGCCGACGTGCTGGGCGACGCGGTCAACTATCTGGTGGAGAACAACTCGGTGATCCTCGGCATGTTCGGCACCGAGATCGTGGGCACCGACCTGCCCGCCGCGGTGGAGCTGGACATCGCCCAGACCGAGCCCGGCGTCCAGGGCGACCGGGTGTCGGGGGCCACCAAGCCGGCCACCTGCCAGACCGGACTGGTGGTACAGGTGCCGCTGTTCTTGAACCCGGGCGAGCGGATCAAGGTGGACACCCGCACCGGCGAGTACATCAGCCGGGCATGA
- a CDS encoding Xaa-Pro peptidase family protein, translating into MTKPETSPDLVAMEVAGRAGRVRASAGESQCDALLVTNLVNVRYLTGFTGSAGLAWLGPDELVLITDRRYAEQSEAETSQAGVEVRIEITNDAPNELLAAAATGVGRIGLEAASVSWADQRKYAEWFEAAELVPTAGVVERCRQIKDDGEIDRMAKAAAIADAALAEVRPMLADSPTEQEVALALDTAFRRLGAEKSAFTTIVAGGPNAALPHIRPTDRPIGPNELVIMDMGAVVDGYRSDMTRTVAVGEPDPEAQRVFETVREAQQLGVEQVAPGAPISDVDKACRDRIDAAGWGDAFVHGTGHGVGLDIHEEPWVRATATEPLEVGQVITVEPGVYLPGFYGARVEDTVVVTEDGARRLTHSPKTLAVA; encoded by the coding sequence ATGACGAAGCCAGAAACCTCTCCAGACCTCGTCGCCATGGAAGTGGCCGGTCGGGCCGGCCGGGTTCGGGCTTCGGCAGGCGAAAGCCAATGCGATGCGCTGCTGGTGACCAACCTGGTCAACGTCCGCTACCTCACCGGATTCACCGGCTCGGCCGGTTTGGCCTGGCTGGGGCCCGACGAGCTGGTTCTGATAACCGACCGCCGCTACGCCGAGCAGTCCGAGGCGGAAACCAGCCAAGCCGGCGTGGAAGTGCGAATCGAGATCACCAACGACGCCCCCAATGAGCTGTTGGCCGCGGCAGCCACCGGCGTGGGCCGCATCGGCTTGGAGGCGGCGTCGGTGAGCTGGGCCGATCAGCGCAAGTACGCCGAGTGGTTTGAGGCCGCCGAGCTGGTGCCCACCGCTGGGGTGGTGGAGCGGTGCCGTCAGATCAAAGACGACGGCGAGATCGACCGCATGGCCAAAGCGGCCGCCATCGCCGATGCCGCGCTGGCCGAAGTCCGCCCCATGTTGGCCGACAGCCCCACCGAGCAAGAGGTGGCTCTGGCCTTGGACACCGCCTTTCGCCGCTTGGGGGCCGAAAAGAGCGCCTTCACCACCATCGTGGCCGGGGGCCCCAACGCCGCTCTGCCCCATATCAGGCCCACCGACCGCCCCATCGGCCCCAACGAGCTGGTGATAATGGACATGGGCGCGGTGGTGGACGGCTACCGCTCCGACATGACCCGCACCGTGGCGGTGGGCGAGCCCGATCCCGAAGCCCAACGAGTGTTCGAAACCGTCAGGGAGGCCCAGCAGCTGGGCGTGGAGCAGGTGGCCCCCGGTGCTCCCATCTCCGATGTGGACAAGGCCTGTCGAGATCGCATCGACGCGGCTGGCTGGGGCGATGCCTTTGTGCACGGCACCGGCCACGGTGTGGGCCTCGACATCCACGAAGAGCCCTGGGTGCGGGCCACGGCCACCGAGCCCCTCGAGGTCGGCCAGGTGATCACCGTTGAGCCTGGTGTGTATTTGCCCGGCTTCTACGGTGCCCGGGTGGAGGACACCGTGGTGGTAACCGAAGACGGCGCCCGACGGCTGACCCACTCGCCGAAAACGCTCGCTGTGGCCTGA
- the aroQ gene encoding type II 3-dehydroquinate dehydratase encodes MSQTILLLSGPNLNLLGDREPEVYGTDTLDDHAATAAATAERHGLAIEHHQSNDEAALINHIHQARRRCAAIIINPGAFTHYSWAIHDALAAFEGPVVELHLSNPNAREPWRHTSVVSPVATGTIVGFGGHGYELAVEAVARLLAG; translated from the coding sequence ATGAGCCAGACGATCCTTCTGCTTTCGGGACCCAACCTGAACCTGCTGGGCGACCGGGAGCCCGAGGTCTACGGCACCGACACCCTCGACGACCATGCGGCCACCGCGGCCGCCACCGCCGAGCGCCACGGGCTCGCCATCGAGCACCACCAGTCCAACGACGAGGCCGCCCTCATCAATCACATCCACCAGGCCCGGCGCCGGTGCGCGGCCATCATCATCAACCCCGGCGCCTTCACCCACTACTCCTGGGCCATCCACGACGCCCTCGCCGCCTTCGAGGGACCGGTGGTGGAGCTGCACCTGTCCAACCCCAACGCCCGCGAGCCGTGGCGCCACACCTCGGTGGTCAGCCCAGTGGCCACCGGCACCATCGTGGGCTTCGGCGGCCACGGCTACGAGCTAGCCGTCGAGGCAGTGGCCCGCTTGCTGGCCGGATGA
- a CDS encoding 3-dehydroquinate synthase, with amino-acid sequence MRVPVELGERSYDVWVGPGVRHCLPEVVPLDVGRVAVVTQAAVADAGLTVDPGVEHRVFITDNGEQIKTLGAVEELCREFAQWGLTRRDAVVAVGGGAVTDLGGFAAAVYHRGIEVVFVATTLLGQIDASVGGKTGVNLPEGKNLVGAFWQPSAVLCDTEALDTLPPEEMRSGLGEMAKYHFIADADFDALSLPERIARCVQIKAEVVAADERESGRRAVLNYGHTLAHALEAHGGYDLRHGEAVAVGLIYAAELAHRTGRIDAERVDEHRRVVGGYHLPTCLPEGADADALVALFSRDKKAVDGVTFMLDGPDGIQPVAGLAPDLLRETLEAIR; translated from the coding sequence ATCCGGGTTCCGGTTGAGTTGGGGGAGAGGTCCTATGACGTCTGGGTCGGCCCCGGTGTCCGTCATTGCCTTCCCGAAGTCGTTCCCCTCGACGTGGGCCGGGTGGCGGTGGTCACCCAGGCCGCGGTGGCCGATGCCGGCCTCACCGTGGACCCCGGCGTGGAGCACCGGGTGTTCATCACCGACAACGGCGAGCAGATCAAGACGCTGGGCGCGGTAGAGGAGCTGTGTAGGGAATTCGCCCAGTGGGGCCTCACCCGCCGCGACGCGGTGGTGGCAGTGGGCGGGGGAGCGGTCACCGACCTGGGCGGGTTCGCCGCCGCCGTCTACCACCGGGGCATCGAGGTGGTGTTCGTGGCCACCACCCTGCTGGGCCAGATCGACGCCTCAGTCGGAGGCAAGACCGGCGTGAACCTGCCTGAGGGCAAGAACCTGGTCGGCGCCTTCTGGCAGCCCTCCGCGGTGCTGTGCGACACCGAGGCGCTCGACACCCTGCCTCCCGAGGAGATGCGGTCGGGGTTGGGGGAGATGGCCAAGTACCACTTCATCGCCGATGCCGACTTCGACGCCCTGAGCCTGCCCGAGCGCATCGCCCGCTGTGTGCAGATCAAAGCCGAGGTGGTGGCGGCCGACGAGCGGGAATCGGGCCGCCGGGCCGTGCTCAACTACGGCCACACATTGGCCCATGCGCTGGAAGCCCACGGCGGCTACGACCTCCGCCACGGCGAGGCGGTGGCCGTCGGCCTCATCTACGCCGCCGAGCTGGCCCACCGCACCGGCCGCATCGACGCCGAGCGGGTGGACGAGCACCGCCGAGTGGTCGGCGGCTACCACCTGCCCACCTGCTTGCCCGAAGGGGCCGACGCTGACGCCTTGGTTGCGCTGTTCAGCCGGGACAAAAAAGCGGTCGACGGGGTCACTTTCATGCTGGACGGCCCTGACGGAATCCAGCCGGTTGCCGGCCTGGCGCCCGACCTTCTGCGAGAGACACTGGAGGCCATCAGATGA
- a CDS encoding shikimate kinase gives MEGRPHVALIGMMGSGKSTVGFWLAQFEGLRFVDLDAAIEERQDRSVPEIFEADGEDGFRDIEQSELAACLASPQPMVVACGGGAVLRAENRELLRHRAWVCWLRATIDTLGQRVRAGENRPLLGDDPMADLTAISATRSGLYEKAAHEIIDVDDLEPQQVAEQIRQAWPQTVSAR, from the coding sequence GTGGAAGGTAGGCCCCATGTGGCCCTCATCGGGATGATGGGGTCGGGGAAATCGACGGTGGGGTTCTGGTTGGCCCAATTCGAAGGGCTGCGGTTCGTGGACCTCGACGCCGCCATCGAGGAGCGCCAGGACCGGTCTGTTCCCGAGATCTTCGAGGCCGACGGCGAGGATGGCTTCCGAGACATTGAGCAGTCGGAACTGGCTGCCTGTCTGGCCTCCCCGCAGCCGATGGTGGTGGCCTGCGGCGGGGGAGCGGTGTTGCGGGCCGAGAACCGTGAACTGCTGCGACATCGGGCCTGGGTGTGCTGGCTGCGGGCCACTATTGACACGTTGGGCCAGCGGGTCCGAGCCGGCGAGAACCGCCCGCTTCTGGGCGACGACCCGATGGCCGACCTCACCGCGATCAGCGCCACTCGGTCGGGGCTCTACGAGAAGGCAGCCCACGAAATCATTGACGTAGACGACTTGGAGCCCCAACAAGTGGCCGAGCAGATCAGACAAGCCTGGCCCCAGACGGTGTCGGCCCGATGA
- a CDS encoding A24 family peptidase, with protein sequence MSTAAMIIAGVAIGIVAGRFLLPLVWSFKVRNSRSLRVMVSLSTAAALGAAGGLLGTTWDVVPVWALFVALVAVTTVDLFHYRVPNAIVFPAVLVLLALMTLISLLRHQPGAIGQAVAAAGLYSGIMAVLHTASRGSLGWGDVKLSLPLGLVLGWVGSGYGQSLLAVLLALGLASVLGAIMGLFVWGVRALGIELLPDPLADPDNPRPTVFPFAPSMAVAAAAVVLAIPVTS encoded by the coding sequence GTGAGCACGGCAGCCATGATCATTGCCGGGGTGGCCATCGGCATCGTGGCGGGCCGCTTCCTGCTGCCGCTCGTGTGGAGCTTCAAAGTGCGCAACAGCCGCTCCCTGCGGGTGATGGTCTCGCTGTCCACCGCCGCCGCCTTGGGGGCGGCCGGCGGCCTACTGGGCACCACCTGGGATGTGGTGCCGGTGTGGGCGCTGTTCGTTGCCCTGGTCGCTGTCACCACCGTGGATCTGTTCCACTACCGCGTCCCCAACGCCATCGTGTTCCCCGCCGTGCTGGTTCTGCTGGCGCTGATGACCCTCATCTCGCTGCTGCGACACCAGCCGGGGGCCATCGGCCAAGCAGTGGCCGCCGCCGGGCTCTACAGCGGCATCATGGCCGTGTTGCACACCGCCTCAAGGGGCAGCCTCGGGTGGGGCGATGTGAAGCTGTCGCTGCCGTTGGGCCTAGTGCTGGGCTGGGTGGGGTCGGGCTATGGCCAGTCTTTGCTGGCCGTGCTTCTGGCCCTCGGCCTGGCCTCTGTGCTGGGGGCCATCATGGGCCTGTTCGTGTGGGGCGTTAGGGCCCTGGGCATCGAGCTCTTGCCCGACCCCCTGGCCGATCCCGACAACCCCCGCCCCACCGTATTCCCCTTCGCCCCCTCCATGGCCGTCGCCGCCGCAGCCGTGGTGCTGGCCATACCCGTGACCAGTTAG
- the aroE gene encoding shikimate dehydrogenase has translation MLTPIGVPPDTEIAAGVIGFPIRHSLSPAICQAAFDELGLDWIYAAIEVPPGEAAEALKHMRDQGMAGLSVTMPHKADVAAAVDELSPAAAALRVVNCVGRVGDRLIGHNTDGAGFCDALLADGVEMAGIGCAVLGAGGAARAVVAELARRGVAEVAVVARRPEQAASAAALAGSVGTTAGSTEVGRYQLVVNATPVGMAETEGAGNVPLDPDLLHGGQHVAELVYNPLHTPLLAECRRRGVPASNGVGMLVYQAAHAVRIWTGADPPVEAMTAAATEALKGR, from the coding sequence ATGCTGACCCCAATCGGGGTGCCACCCGACACCGAGATCGCGGCCGGTGTGATCGGTTTTCCGATTCGGCATTCCCTATCCCCGGCAATCTGTCAGGCCGCATTCGATGAGTTGGGCTTGGATTGGATCTACGCGGCCATTGAAGTGCCCCCTGGCGAGGCCGCCGAGGCCCTTAAGCACATGCGCGACCAGGGAATGGCGGGGTTGTCGGTGACCATGCCCCACAAGGCCGACGTGGCCGCCGCGGTGGACGAGCTGAGCCCGGCCGCCGCGGCGCTGAGGGTGGTGAACTGCGTGGGCCGCGTTGGGGACCGGCTCATCGGCCACAACACCGACGGCGCCGGATTCTGCGACGCCCTGCTAGCTGACGGAGTGGAGATGGCCGGGATCGGCTGCGCGGTGCTGGGGGCGGGCGGAGCGGCCCGGGCGGTGGTGGCCGAATTGGCCCGCCGGGGAGTGGCCGAAGTGGCAGTTGTGGCCCGTCGGCCCGAGCAGGCAGCGTCGGCCGCCGCGCTGGCCGGATCGGTGGGCACAACGGCTGGGTCGACCGAAGTCGGCAGGTACCAACTGGTGGTGAACGCCACCCCGGTGGGGATGGCCGAGACCGAGGGCGCGGGCAACGTGCCTTTGGATCCCGATCTGCTCCATGGCGGCCAGCATGTGGCCGAGTTGGTCTACAACCCACTCCACACCCCGCTGCTGGCCGAATGCCGGCGTCGAGGCGTGCCAGCGTCCAACGGTGTAGGCATGCTGGTGTACCAGGCCGCCCACGCCGTGCGGATCTGGACCGGGGCCGATCCGCCGGTCGAGGCCATGACCGCCGCGGCCACAGAGGCGCTCAAGGGCAGATGA